The following are from one region of the Rosistilla carotiformis genome:
- a CDS encoding carbon storage regulator, whose translation MLVLTRKAKQQIRLGDDIIVTVLQVKGNSIRLGIEAPRETRVVRGELEFYPEQPEQSDAAEKKPAAVPSAAVAPRSTPRGAASDRSASVQVVGPTKLKIQQSPSVATRFPRTMQRCETTVSEVRPLKRFMPKSMRDAVGNVSV comes from the coding sequence ATGTTGGTTTTAACACGTAAAGCGAAACAACAAATTCGATTGGGCGACGACATCATCGTGACCGTTTTGCAGGTCAAGGGAAATTCGATCCGATTGGGAATCGAAGCCCCCCGCGAGACGCGGGTCGTGCGAGGTGAATTGGAGTTCTATCCAGAACAGCCTGAACAATCCGACGCTGCCGAGAAGAAGCCCGCCGCGGTTCCTTCGGCAGCCGTGGCCCCCCGTTCCACCCCCCGCGGGGCCGCGTCGGATCGTTCGGCAAGCGTCCAGGTTGTCGGCCCTACAAAGCTGAAGATTCAACAAAGCCCATCGGTGGCGACCCGTTTTCCGCGAACGATGCAACGGTGTGAAACGACGGTTTCCGAAGTCCGCCCGCTGAAACGCTTCATGCCAAAATCGATGCGTGATGCGGTGGGAAACGTATCGGTCTAA
- a CDS encoding coiled-coil domain-containing protein: MTEGNNSEVENEATDLIDAIDSQLTDLQHPEPPPASDSLLQSLCMINTMLTQLNAKQQELEKQQRALERTRSELIPLETDLRNLERDLFARSDALDLQTQQIAESQAALEQRESKTSRQRRLIANQLRAQRAEQLLTAKKLDGEKEQALEQLRAQCDAELQQALAQRDVELEQTLAQREADLEQTFGQREAELEQTFAQREAELEQTFAQREAEQEQTLTQRVAELQQTLAQRDADQEKTLAQHEAELEQALAQRDAVLEQRFAERDSERDSARSQSDADLEQALATAQAERENARALESELDQLRQQLQALESERESTGSADVEEVATLQAAVDGLRCQRDSAQTERDAVQHEIDELKRQNRELASKLATQQVNVAGNEGMVSLESMSWEQRKSHMLQRLNAEDDELSDSEAAQQRLKIQDVIERTDREVSKRDAEIAELRCLLEQQSMAAGDMAIGGAAVLQMLDQDELILEERAKLQRIQGEWEEKLRQAEIDVSLERAKLARERIDIEQRLAEMREATKAEGKPESKGRKWLAQLGLTDAE; encoded by the coding sequence TTGACGGAGGGGAACAATTCAGAGGTCGAGAACGAAGCGACCGATTTGATCGATGCGATCGATTCTCAGTTGACCGACCTGCAGCATCCCGAGCCGCCGCCGGCTTCCGATTCACTGCTGCAATCGCTGTGCATGATTAACACCATGCTGACCCAGTTGAATGCGAAGCAGCAGGAACTGGAAAAACAGCAGCGTGCTTTAGAACGCACGCGGTCCGAACTGATACCGCTTGAAACCGATCTAAGGAATCTCGAACGCGACCTGTTTGCTCGCAGCGACGCGTTGGACCTCCAGACACAACAGATCGCCGAATCACAGGCGGCGCTCGAACAACGCGAGTCCAAAACGTCGCGCCAGCGGCGTTTGATCGCGAACCAATTGCGTGCCCAACGGGCCGAACAATTGTTGACAGCGAAAAAACTCGATGGCGAGAAGGAACAGGCACTGGAGCAATTGCGGGCACAATGTGACGCGGAATTGCAGCAGGCGTTGGCGCAGCGTGATGTCGAACTGGAACAGACATTGGCGCAGCGCGAGGCGGACCTGGAACAGACGTTTGGACAGCGTGAGGCCGAGCTGGAACAAACCTTTGCACAGCGTGAGGCGGAGCTGGAACAAACCTTTGCACAACGCGAGGCGGAGCAAGAACAGACGCTTACGCAGCGTGTGGCGGAGCTGCAACAGACACTCGCCCAACGCGATGCCGATCAGGAAAAGACACTAGCGCAGCACGAGGCCGAGCTGGAACAGGCGCTGGCACAGCGCGATGCCGTGCTGGAACAGAGATTCGCCGAACGCGATTCGGAAAGAGATTCGGCGCGCTCACAATCGGATGCCGATTTGGAACAGGCCTTGGCGACTGCTCAAGCCGAACGGGAGAACGCACGAGCGCTTGAATCCGAATTGGACCAATTGCGTCAGCAGCTGCAAGCACTGGAATCCGAACGCGAATCCACCGGATCGGCCGATGTGGAAGAGGTTGCGACGTTGCAAGCCGCGGTCGATGGTCTCCGCTGCCAACGCGATAGCGCCCAAACCGAACGCGACGCCGTCCAACACGAAATCGATGAACTGAAGCGGCAGAACCGCGAACTCGCCTCGAAGCTTGCGACGCAACAGGTCAATGTCGCTGGCAACGAGGGGATGGTTTCGCTGGAAAGCATGTCGTGGGAGCAGCGCAAGAGTCACATGCTGCAACGGCTCAATGCCGAGGACGATGAACTAAGCGACAGCGAAGCCGCGCAACAACGCCTGAAAATCCAAGACGTAATCGAGCGGACCGACCGCGAAGTGAGCAAGCGCGACGCGGAAATCGCCGAACTACGGTGCCTGCTGGAACAACAAAGCATGGCCGCCGGTGACATGGCAATCGGCGGGGCAGCCGTCCTGCAGATGCTCGATCAAGATGAACTGATCCTCGAAGAGCGTGCCAAGCTGCAACGGATTCAAGGCGAATGGGAAGAGAAGTTGCGGCAAGCGGAGATCGATGTTTCGTTGGAACGCGCCAAGTTGGCTCGCGAACGCATCGACATCGAACAGCGCCTGGCGGAGATGCGCGAAGCGACCAAAGCCGAGGGGAAACCCGAATCCAAAGGACGTAAATGGTTGGCACAATTAGGCCTAACCGACGCCGAATGA
- a CDS encoding efflux RND transporter periplasmic adaptor subunit — MNQTVAPRSRLRWLRTAIGSVLVVLAVVGILAAIGYAKTMQIKAAMAAPPPPEMPISVTVATAEASSYRRSSVVVGNVLAPESIRLQTELAGVITEIPMIPGGVVEKGDVLLRLDIRTEEAMLKSLEASRKLAQSTVERSRQLNRINAGSESELDVAEAELSRADAGIEELKVRIDKKTLRAPFRANVGLFDLHVGQYLVEGTEITTLEGISDYLNIDFSMPAHVADEVAIGDEVSLRVRSAQQHATATIVALDASANPISRSLTARARLLNPPAKLQPNDSVHVTVMYGDPIAARLIPATAVRRGPSGSLVFVAVETDSGLRAQARNVVVLSGGSAVARVIDGIEAGEVIVADGSFKVYEGALLSDKQAEASQTAQRAAGESDPAAVSSADQTSATKIEHVVEMEAGK; from the coding sequence ATGAATCAAACGGTTGCTCCCCGTTCACGACTGCGATGGCTTCGCACGGCGATCGGATCGGTGCTGGTCGTGTTAGCGGTGGTCGGCATTTTGGCGGCGATCGGCTATGCCAAGACGATGCAGATCAAGGCCGCGATGGCCGCGCCCCCGCCACCCGAAATGCCGATCTCGGTCACGGTGGCGACAGCCGAAGCGAGTTCCTACCGCCGATCTTCGGTCGTCGTGGGGAACGTCTTGGCGCCCGAATCGATCCGGTTGCAGACCGAACTCGCCGGCGTGATCACCGAGATCCCGATGATTCCCGGTGGCGTTGTCGAAAAGGGAGACGTGTTGCTGCGGTTGGATATCCGCACCGAAGAGGCGATGTTAAAGAGCCTGGAAGCGTCGCGCAAGCTTGCTCAATCGACTGTCGAACGTTCGCGACAACTCAATCGCATCAATGCGGGTAGCGAGTCGGAATTGGATGTCGCCGAGGCGGAACTGTCGCGGGCCGATGCGGGGATCGAAGAATTGAAGGTTCGCATCGACAAGAAGACGCTGCGGGCTCCCTTCCGAGCCAACGTCGGGCTGTTCGATTTGCATGTCGGACAGTATCTGGTCGAAGGAACGGAGATCACCACGTTGGAAGGGATCTCCGATTATTTGAATATCGACTTCTCGATGCCAGCGCACGTGGCCGATGAAGTTGCGATCGGCGACGAGGTATCGCTACGTGTCCGATCGGCTCAACAACACGCAACGGCCACGATCGTCGCGTTGGACGCGTCGGCGAATCCGATTTCCCGTTCGCTGACCGCTCGGGCCCGATTGTTGAATCCACCGGCGAAATTGCAGCCCAACGATTCGGTACACGTCACGGTGATGTATGGCGATCCCATTGCGGCACGGTTGATTCCCGCCACGGCGGTTCGTCGGGGGCCCAGCGGATCGCTGGTCTTTGTGGCGGTGGAAACCGACAGCGGCCTGCGGGCCCAAGCGCGGAACGTCGTCGTCCTCTCCGGCGGCAGCGCGGTCGCTCGAGTGATCGACGGGATCGAGGCGGGGGAAGTGATCGTTGCCGACGGTTCGTTCAAAGTTTACGAAGGGGCGTTGTTGAGCGACAAGCAAGCCGAAGCTTCGCAAACCGCTCAGCGGGCTGCGGGCGAATCGGACCCTGCCGCCGTTTCCAGTGCCGACCAGACGAGCGCGACCAAGATTGAACACGTCGTCGAAATGGAGGCCGGAAAATGA
- a CDS encoding cytochrome-c peroxidase — translation MRPVTRFFTLCMLFCSGLAVHAEQPKTTRVNLGEDGLLTGIPGEGPLTEAEIQAWLDKPENHHTLEVSLPKGLDASAANIAIPEDNPLTRAKIELGRQLYFDTRLSSDQTISCASCHSPDQGYGATTQFGVGVGGQTGNRNSPISYNRILSKEQFWDGRAASLEEQAVGPIANPIEMGNTHDACIECVGAIPGYTMQFKAIFDDGLTIDNVGKALASFERAIVTGPAPYDYWNPLAKFKEVFALDLEDMEALRSEDPDLAKQYDDMVAAAQKHPMSESAQRGMTLFFGKANCALCHAGGNFADEQYHNLGVGMEVAEPDLGRFVVTKVEKDKGAFKTPTLRNVALSGPYMHDGSQKTLEEVVAWYNKGGHKNPWLSDKVKVLNLTDQEQKDVVAFMKEGLTGPFPKVETNRLP, via the coding sequence ATGCGACCGGTCACGCGATTTTTCACCCTCTGCATGCTGTTTTGCAGCGGTTTAGCCGTGCATGCCGAACAACCCAAAACGACACGAGTGAATCTGGGTGAAGACGGTTTGTTGACGGGCATTCCAGGAGAAGGCCCGTTGACGGAAGCGGAGATCCAGGCCTGGTTGGACAAACCAGAAAACCATCACACGCTGGAAGTCAGTCTGCCCAAGGGGCTCGACGCGTCGGCCGCCAATATCGCAATCCCCGAAGACAATCCGCTGACACGCGCCAAGATCGAACTCGGTCGCCAGCTGTATTTTGACACTCGGCTGTCGTCCGACCAAACGATCAGTTGTGCCAGTTGCCACAGTCCGGATCAGGGCTACGGTGCGACGACTCAGTTCGGCGTGGGCGTGGGGGGACAAACCGGCAACCGGAACTCACCCATCAGCTACAACCGAATCCTCAGCAAAGAACAATTCTGGGACGGCCGCGCTGCATCGCTGGAAGAACAAGCGGTTGGTCCAATCGCCAATCCGATCGAGATGGGAAACACGCACGATGCGTGCATCGAATGTGTGGGGGCGATTCCCGGCTACACGATGCAATTCAAAGCGATCTTCGACGACGGCCTGACAATCGACAACGTAGGCAAGGCGCTCGCTTCGTTCGAACGCGCAATCGTCACCGGACCGGCTCCCTACGACTACTGGAACCCGCTGGCAAAGTTCAAGGAAGTGTTTGCCTTGGACCTCGAAGACATGGAAGCTTTGCGCAGCGAAGATCCCGATCTTGCCAAGCAATACGACGACATGGTCGCCGCGGCGCAGAAGCACCCAATGAGCGAATCGGCGCAACGCGGGATGACGTTGTTCTTCGGCAAAGCCAATTGTGCGTTGTGCCACGCAGGCGGTAATTTTGCCGATGAACAGTACCACAACTTGGGCGTTGGGATGGAAGTGGCGGAACCCGATTTAGGTCGCTTCGTGGTCACGAAAGTTGAAAAGGACAAGGGCGCCTTCAAGACCCCGACACTGCGAAACGTTGCCCTTTCAGGACCCTACATGCACGACGGCAGCCAAAAGACGCTGGAAGAAGTGGTTGCTTGGTACAACAAAGGAGGCCACAAGAATCCTTGGTTGAGCGACAAAGTCAAGGTATTGAACCTGACCGATCAAGAGCAGAAGGATGTGGTTGCGTTTATGAAAGAAGGACTGACCGGTCCCTTCCCGAAAGTTGAAACCAATCGCCTTCCTTAA
- a CDS encoding efflux RND transporter permease subunit has product MKSFTDIFIRHPVLAIVVNLILVLVGIRCAASLPIQQFPKLESTSITVTTIYFGASAETVRGFLTTPIERAVSSIAGIDYVESSSIAGISTVTLRLNLNHDSTKALAEVNARLQQVRSELPSEAEPPSIELVRADRPYATFYLSFTSDRFDLPALTDYLTRNVQPRLSIIRGVQKVGIEAGQTPAMRIWISPQRLSELNLTPGDVYSALQRNNFLAAIGQVKNDSVQVDLLTNTDLRSVDEFDDLIVWQSPSSASGPGTIIRLSDVARVELGSEEPTATAMYRGREAIYVSVWPLPGSNEIEVATRLRGAMEKLQPDLPSHIDMQLAYDGTKFMSKSLAEISKTLSETILIVGFVVFLFMGSVRTAIVPLVAMPVSLVGAAIVMYLLGFSLNLLTLLAIVLAVGLVVDDAIVVVENVQRHLQEGHDKIKAALMGSRELVGPILAMTITLATVYAPIGFQGGLTGMLFREFAFTLAAAVVVSGIVAVTLSPIMSAYLVPAGGREGAMTRFVNRMFAGIRNFYGRLLSGVLELRWSIALATLLAGAAAVPLYMFSAKELAPVEDEGAVAVMLTAAPDSTLASSTRWTGQLASSFQGIEETDYMWAVVTASGGFGGLITKDWDERDRNTQAMLPEVFGAASQNPGLEAFPVLVPPLPGAGNFDVELVMKSDLPVSRQRELAEEIVQRAREANMFMFVDADLKVDLPQARVIVDRERLADLGLDQAAVGRELGVLLGGGYVNRFNYFNRSYRVIPQLEAVDRQSTGALMDLRVRGPSGELIPVSTFASIEPETAPRTLSRFQQQSSFKVFAAVFPGVTKEQGLTVLEDIAESVVGSAMTLDYAGESRQIRNEAGSLAVTLGFALLLIYLVLAAQFKSFRDPLIVLLGSVPLAMTGVLTLTFLDFTTINIYSQVGLITLVGLVAKNGILIVEFANVLQESGMAKRAAIIEASQTRLRPVLMTSAATILGHLPLVFVTGAGAQARNSIGIVLVAGMAVGTVFTLFVVPALYLLLAAAHRQDSGDFDRVEQSLDRSDARSNGHGEPMEWSATHHETSTRPFSGAPT; this is encoded by the coding sequence ATGAAATCGTTCACCGACATTTTTATCCGTCACCCGGTCTTGGCGATCGTGGTCAATCTGATCTTGGTTTTGGTCGGGATTCGCTGTGCCGCGTCGCTCCCGATCCAACAATTTCCAAAACTGGAAAGCACCTCGATCACCGTCACGACGATCTATTTTGGTGCCAGTGCCGAAACGGTCCGCGGCTTTTTGACGACTCCGATCGAACGAGCGGTCTCGTCGATCGCGGGGATCGATTACGTGGAATCGAGCAGCATCGCGGGGATCAGCACGGTCACGCTGCGGTTGAATCTGAACCATGATTCGACCAAAGCGCTTGCCGAAGTGAACGCGCGGCTGCAGCAGGTGCGCAGCGAATTACCTTCCGAAGCCGAACCGCCATCGATCGAATTGGTCCGTGCCGATCGCCCCTACGCCACCTTTTATCTGAGCTTCACGTCGGATCGATTCGATCTGCCGGCGCTGACCGATTATTTGACTCGCAACGTGCAACCGCGGCTATCGATTATCAGAGGCGTGCAGAAGGTAGGCATCGAAGCAGGGCAGACCCCGGCGATGCGGATCTGGATCTCGCCGCAACGGCTCAGCGAGCTGAATCTAACGCCCGGCGATGTCTATTCGGCGCTGCAGCGGAACAACTTCCTGGCAGCGATTGGGCAAGTGAAAAACGATTCGGTGCAGGTCGATCTGTTGACCAACACCGACCTCCGCAGCGTCGACGAATTCGACGACTTGATCGTCTGGCAATCCCCTTCGTCGGCCAGCGGTCCCGGGACGATCATCCGTCTGTCGGATGTCGCTCGGGTCGAACTGGGAAGCGAGGAACCGACGGCGACGGCGATGTATCGTGGGCGCGAGGCGATCTATGTGAGCGTTTGGCCATTGCCCGGCAGCAATGAGATCGAAGTCGCGACGCGTTTGCGGGGGGCGATGGAGAAATTGCAGCCCGATCTGCCGTCGCATATCGACATGCAATTGGCCTACGACGGCACCAAGTTCATGTCGAAATCGCTGGCGGAAATTTCCAAGACGCTCAGCGAAACGATCCTGATCGTCGGCTTCGTCGTCTTCCTGTTCATGGGCTCGGTACGAACGGCGATCGTCCCCTTGGTCGCGATGCCGGTCTCGTTGGTTGGCGCGGCGATCGTGATGTATCTGTTGGGATTCTCGTTAAACCTTTTGACTCTGCTGGCGATCGTGCTGGCCGTCGGCTTGGTGGTCGACGACGCGATTGTCGTGGTCGAAAACGTGCAGCGGCATCTGCAGGAAGGGCACGACAAGATCAAGGCGGCGCTAATGGGATCGCGTGAACTTGTCGGTCCGATTTTGGCGATGACGATTACGCTGGCCACGGTCTACGCGCCGATCGGTTTTCAAGGCGGTCTGACGGGGATGCTGTTCCGCGAGTTCGCCTTTACCTTGGCTGCGGCGGTTGTCGTTTCGGGGATCGTGGCGGTCACGCTGTCGCCGATCATGAGTGCCTATCTGGTTCCGGCCGGCGGTCGCGAAGGGGCGATGACGCGGTTTGTGAACCGGATGTTCGCGGGGATTCGCAACTTCTACGGTCGCTTGCTCAGCGGCGTTCTGGAGCTGCGTTGGTCGATCGCGTTGGCAACTTTGTTGGCAGGGGCCGCGGCCGTTCCGTTGTACATGTTTTCGGCCAAGGAGTTGGCGCCGGTGGAGGATGAAGGGGCCGTGGCGGTGATGCTGACAGCAGCTCCCGATTCGACGCTGGCTTCGTCGACGCGGTGGACGGGGCAATTGGCGAGCAGCTTTCAAGGAATCGAAGAGACCGATTACATGTGGGCCGTGGTCACGGCCAGCGGCGGGTTCGGCGGCTTGATCACCAAGGATTGGGACGAGCGCGATCGCAATACCCAAGCGATGTTGCCGGAAGTCTTTGGTGCGGCGTCGCAGAATCCGGGGCTGGAAGCGTTTCCTGTGCTTGTGCCACCGCTGCCGGGAGCTGGGAATTTCGATGTCGAATTGGTTATGAAAAGCGATCTGCCGGTATCGCGGCAGCGCGAACTGGCCGAAGAAATCGTGCAGCGGGCGCGGGAGGCGAACATGTTTATGTTTGTCGATGCCGATCTGAAGGTCGATCTGCCGCAAGCCCGCGTGATCGTCGATCGCGAACGCCTGGCCGATCTGGGGCTCGACCAAGCGGCGGTCGGTCGCGAGCTGGGCGTTTTGTTGGGAGGCGGTTATGTCAACCGATTCAATTATTTCAATCGCTCGTATCGAGTCATCCCGCAGCTGGAAGCGGTCGATCGGCAATCGACCGGGGCGTTGATGGATCTACGTGTCCGTGGGCCGTCGGGGGAATTGATTCCCGTATCGACCTTCGCGTCGATCGAACCCGAAACCGCGCCGCGGACACTCAGCCGATTTCAACAGCAGAGTTCGTTCAAAGTCTTTGCAGCGGTCTTCCCCGGTGTGACCAAAGAGCAGGGGCTGACGGTGTTAGAGGACATTGCGGAATCGGTGGTCGGTTCGGCGATGACGCTCGATTATGCCGGCGAATCGCGGCAGATTCGCAACGAAGCGGGTTCGTTGGCGGTGACGCTTGGCTTTGCCTTGCTGCTGATTTATCTGGTCCTCGCGGCCCAGTTCAAATCGTTCCGCGATCCGTTAATCGTCTTGTTGGGATCGGTGCCATTAGCGATGACCGGAGTTTTGACGTTAACCTTTTTAGACTTCACCACGATCAATATCTATTCGCAAGTCGGGCTGATCACGCTCGTTGGCTTGGTTGCCAAGAACGGGATCCTGATCGTCGAGTTTGCCAACGTATTGCAAGAGTCGGGGATGGCTAAACGTGCAGCGATCATCGAAGCGTCGCAGACCCGATTGCGTCCAGTGTTGATGACCTCGGCGGCGACGATTTTGGGACACTTGCCGTTGGTCTTCGTGACCGGCGCAGGAGCTCAAGCTCGTAATAGCATCGGAATCGTCCTGGTCGCTGGGATGGCGGTCGGCACCGTCTTTACGCTGTTTGTCGTGCCGGCGCTCTACTTGTTGTTGGCGGCGGCGCATCGGCAAGATAGCGGAGACTTCGATCGAGTAGAGCAGTCGTTGGATCGCTCGGATGCCCGTTCCAATGGACATGGTGAGCCCATGGAATGGAGCGCGACGCATCACGAGACATCCACGCGTCCGTTCAGCGGCGCACCGACATAG
- the nusG gene encoding transcription termination/antitermination protein NusG, producing the protein MPILGEEPDIFPETVLELPDEPDTQWWALYTRSRQEKQLMRKLRELEIGHYSPVISRRYKSPAGRVRTTHLPLFANYVFVRGTGEARYEAVSTGCVSRCIEIADPTQLVTDLRQIRNLIDTGAALAPEERLVPGDLVRVKSGPFAGFEGTVVQRDGQRRLIVAVRFMNQGASAALDDCQLDFLGKSAPQ; encoded by the coding sequence ATGCCAATCTTGGGCGAAGAACCCGATATCTTTCCAGAGACGGTGTTGGAACTTCCCGATGAGCCTGACACGCAGTGGTGGGCGCTGTACACACGCTCGCGGCAAGAGAAGCAGCTGATGCGAAAGCTGCGCGAGCTGGAGATCGGGCACTATTCGCCCGTGATCAGCCGCCGCTACAAGAGTCCGGCCGGCAGAGTCCGAACCACGCATCTGCCTCTGTTCGCGAACTACGTCTTCGTGCGTGGTACCGGGGAAGCGCGGTATGAAGCGGTTTCCACCGGCTGTGTTTCGCGGTGTATTGAGATCGCCGACCCCACGCAGCTGGTTACGGATCTGCGACAGATCCGCAACCTAATCGACACCGGCGCGGCATTGGCGCCGGAGGAACGCTTGGTGCCAGGGGACTTGGTCCGCGTGAAGAGCGGACCATTTGCAGGATTTGAGGGGACCGTCGTGCAACGCGATGGACAACGACGGCTGATCGTCGCTGTCCGGTTCATGAATCAAGGCGCTTCGGCGGCGTTGGATGATTGCCAGTTAGACTTTCTTGGCAAGTCCGCACCCCAGTAG